Genomic window (Enterobacteriaceae bacterium 4M9):
CCGCTAGCGTAAAATTCACATCTGTTGGCAATGCGGTGTAATAGAAGGTGACGCCTTCATGGGAATTGGCGAGTTTGCCACCGCGACTTTCAATAGTGAAAGTCGGTGCCAGTTTACCGGGCGCCACGGCTTTCCCTTGCGCAGTAACCTGATTCAACCCCACTTTTTCCGGCAATATGGTTGAGCCAAAATTGAGGTCCGTCGATTGTCCAAATGTCGTCGCTCGCCAGATAAGTTCATCAACTTGGATTTCCGTTGCATAAGACGCTGGCATAAATACGGCTACGAGAGAGAATAACAACACATTCTTTTTCATTATCACGACTCATATTAAAAGTTGTATTTCAGACCTGCGCGGTAGCGAGGGATAAACTCATCCTTATATTTCGCTCCCTGACCTTTGTGGGTTATAGCAGCAATGGCGGCAAATGGAATGACACCACTTTTGAGCTGAGTATATTCTGCTTTAAACTCGTAAAGCTGGTCATAGCCTTTGTCTTTCCAGCCACCTTTACCGCCGTGCAGATCTTTATATTCAATATCAACACCGGCTTTTCCCCAGCTGAATTTACGGTTTGCGTACATATTTACCTGGTTGTAACGCGAGCTGTCGATATTTTTATAGCCATGCCGAATACGCGCCGCCACATCCCATTCTCGATTAATCTGATATGCGCCGGTCAAATTATACTTATAGGTTGTGGAGGTTTGATTGGAGTCCAGCTGAATACCGGGTGTCAGTGAGAATTTTTCGGTCGCTTTCCAGCGATAGCTCAAGCCAGTCTCATGGCTGGAGCTTTTCATATTACCGTCTTTATAGTTCCACACCGCCTCAACACTGAAGCCTATCTGGTTATCAAAACGGTGAGCGATGTAAACGCGATCGCGATGCTCTTCACCATCACGATCGGGCACATATTCATGGCGAAAATCTATCGTCGCCGCCATAGAAAAGGTCGAAGTTAGCGCTAAAAGCAAGGTCGCGTAAATGTATCTAAAAATCATAATGAAACACCATTCCATTTTATTAAAATAAGCGTTTCAAACTATACACCCGGCAAGATGACGATAAAGTTGATTTCTGTATTTTTGTGATCAGAATACGTTTCAATGTACGACCCCCTCCATAACTCAACCGCTAAAACCAGGAGCCAATCGATTATTTACCTTACCGAACACAATTCATTCAATTCATTTTCAAAAACAGAACAGCGCATTAAAGAAATGCGGCACAAATAAATAACATTCCGACGAACGCAATAGCGCTCAAAAAGCAGTATGTTGGGATTTAAAAGGGGAAAATCTGGAAGGTTGGGCAATAAATTCGTACAGGGATAATCCACACAAATAAAAAACGGTAGCTGCAGACACTCTCCAGCTACCGACCGTTATACATTCAACAGTGATTACGCCACTAATTTTGCAACATCACTAATTCGTTTAGCCAGTTCATCCCATTGTTCATTATCAATAAGCTCACCGGGCACCATCCAGCTTCCACCGCAC
Coding sequences:
- a CDS encoding porin, with protein sequence MIFRYIYATLLLALTSTFSMAATIDFRHEYVPDRDGEEHRDRVYIAHRFDNQIGFSVEAVWNYKDGNMKSSSHETGLSYRWKATEKFSLTPGIQLDSNQTSTTYKYNLTGAYQINREWDVAARIRHGYKNIDSSRYNQVNMYANRKFSWGKAGVDIEYKDLHGGKGGWKDKGYDQLYEFKAEYTQLKSGVIPFAAIAAITHKGQGAKYKDEFIPRYRAGLKYNF